The Gasterosteus aculeatus chromosome 12, fGasAcu3.hap1.1, whole genome shotgun sequence DNA window TTCATCTTGTTTCTGGATATCGTTTCAATGGCTTTGGATTCCAGAGGAACTAAAGCTTTGACCCAAACATACACTGAAATGACACTGGTGTTAAGAGTCCTTATAGCATGCACTGTATATTAGCCTGAATGAGAGGTAGAGCCCATTTCCTGTTTACAGTACAGCATGTCCTTCACTACACTAACAAACAAATATGCCTTCTCTGACTCATATGCATTTGtgattttaaataatacatgCACTCTCAATTCAAGGTGCAGGTTTTTATGAAATACAAGACTGCATACCAATGGATCTTGGGAGATGAAGCCATGGAAACGAATGACTTGACTGCTGTTCTATCCGTACGTgaataaaaacatacatgtaGCCATGGTGTTGTGTGCAGTTACAATATGAGGCTAACTGGCCTGTTTCATATTACAGGAGGACTGCTTTAATCAAACTGGTGCATTGTGTTGCTGAAGCAGAGCGCCTCGGCGGTGTAGAAAGTATTGATCACATTTTGAATCACAGAGCATTTCTATTCATCCTGGTCCTTAAATCATACCCCATCATGTCAAAAACTCAATTTACTAAAGGAGAATATAGCTAAAAATCTACCACAAGGCTGGCTAAAAATGTATGGTTGTCTACAGTGTGCTTGGATATTGGATCAATAAAGACAAGGCTGATACAACCTCAACCAATGACTGTATGATAAGCAaattcattatcattatcaaCCGCAACTTGTCCTACTGAAATGCACACAGCAGAGTCTGCCTGACTCTATTCATTATACCTATAAAATATactaatataaaaatataatgtatGTGCTACAAGGTAAACACCATACACAAATGAACATCGGCATAAACATACTGTAGATGTCTACAACAACATTGTATGgctgacacatgcacacacacacacacaattatataCACGCTGTCATGGCAACAGCGCTGCCTGtctcttccctctcctcctacttgTACATACAAACGGTTGATCTGTGTTGTGCACACTGAATTCACCTTtctcatcctcccccccccccccccccccccccagctgaacCTCACCTTCCCACAAGCTGTCATTACAGAGTTTACTGCCCCAGCTCTCATCCCCTGACCCGCTCACCCGTACAGCTGTGCTGGATTCAACTCAGTAAACGTGCAGAAGAAAGGACAGCCATGAGTGGCCACGTTAACAAATGGTAATCTGCTGTTTGTTCGTGTGGATGTCCATGTTCTggtttgtttgcctttttacGACCGCATGCAACCCCAATgaaaattgccttttttttacatttccagaacACATTCAGGGGGTGTTGTACTCATTCCATTACACAGACGTCCCTTGTTGCCCAGTGATGTAAAAGCTGCGCTCCATCTAACGTGTTAGCGTTAGCCTACTATTTCCCTGGTTTCCTGCATTATTTATTCTGTATCATGTTGTAAATAAAGATTCTTGTTATGAGTAAATCCCAGCAGTATCTAAAATGTATGAGGAGACAAGTGTATTCCTATTTTAATCATTGTGCttctgtctttcatttgttagaaaatagtttgtttgtttaattatgAACTCCCCCGCAGCTAAAATCTTCACGTTCTGAGGTAAGTTGTCTTCCCTCCATCCACTCGAGTCCAACTTTTCTTCGCCTATGCCATCCGTCGCGCCGATGCTGGTGAATCCCACCACGGTTCCTTTTGACGAGGCATTGCCGGCCGGAGGAAAACTTACGCAGTGAGTGGCACATGTGGCAGCAGCACAGcaatggcagcagcagcagcagtgcaaGAGAGgtggctgctcctcctgctctcagCATCATATCAGAGGAGGCACTGGATGCACGCAGCTGGTCCCTCGGGCAGCACAGAGCTGGAAAATAAATACCAAAGACAGGGGTTGTGATATTGGCATACATTTGAGCTACCCCTCAACCCGAGGCTTCAATCGTCCCTTGGGGTTAAGGGTTCAAATCCCGAGGGAGCCTGGTCCTCGCCCGTAATTCTATGCAGTCACAGGTTTCAGTGTAAGCTAAACACGCTGGTGTCAACCATACTAAACGACAAAGAGCATTCATCACACCTTTACCCTGTCCCTCCGGGGTGCATCACAGTACGCACGCACACGATGTTTACATACCTGCTTTGAGCGTCTTCCATTAACACACCATCCAGAGGGGCAGCGTCGGTGGAGGCGGTGGCCGTCTGGACGATAGTGCTGCTTTTAGCGCTCCTCCATTCCATGCAGGTTgattctccctctctgtctctctcctcataCAGATGCTGCTTCACTCCGCGCTGCCTTCAATTGCGTACAGGCAACgcaccctgctcctcctcctcctacggAGAGCCCGCCCTGCCCCCTTCTCCTTGCCCTCCTGTGGTTACTAatcacagactgggatggtcgcccccctcccccccccctccacactccacgCAGACACCACGTCGTTCCAGTGATGTGATGCTACATTTTGTACCGCTCTCAGTTGCTCTCATTCCCCATGTAGGCCTATGTGCTTCCATGAAGACGGCGTGTTTTAGGATTTGTATTTAGTGTATGGGATGGAGATATATAAAGCAAACCAGCGTTTGCTTTATATTGaattttcactttaaatttgaTTAAGATTGTATttctcactttttatttttttggcttGTAAAGCAAATACTGACCCTTTgatttaattttgtattttcattttgtcttgTTTATTTCATCTTTAAACGGACAGTTCACTCCATAATCAAAAACATACACATGTTTCACTTTATATGTGGTGCTATTCTTAAAACTAGATAGTTTAGGTTGTTGCCTCTAGTTTTGGAGATTGGACGTAGAGATAACCGCCTTCTCTTGAATAGGACTACATGGCCATATACGGAATTATTCCGccaatatatattttctaaatcttcatttatttttaaaaaaaagacattgttaATGACGGAATTCTCCATAATGACAAAGAATGACCACTGgggctataataataatatcctATGCAGAATAATTGGCTTAACTTGTTCCAAAAGTTACTGGTCGATTTCATGAGGGAAAACTTTGCAAACGCGGTGTGACATCGatcaatattaatattaacattGAACAAATTCCACTGACAGTTTAATGGAATGGAATGAGCGAAGACACTGCATAAGCCACACGACGAAGCCCGTCTGTGAAGTAACGGGGATCGGCGGCGATAGTTACGGTGGAATCGGTCGTGTCTTCGCCTGCGAGTCTTTTCTCACGCCAGATGTCATGTGACAGCCATCTGGAGGGGAGGGAACCGGGCTCGGGGGAAAATGACATCTTCGTTTTTACAGAGCCACTTGTCCTATTAGAGTCTCAGATCATCCCCTATTTTAAATCACATTTGTTTTCTCCTAAATGCAGTCACAAACattttttaagtaataaaaatatCTCAAACTGATAAAAGATACAATTGGACTTCAAGTTTTTGGAAATGAAACGTAACTGAGTCCCGGGTCTGCTCTGCCTTTAACGTGTGTGATTGGTGAATTCGTgcgtgtctctctttctctaacCAATAGATACTCAGGAAATCTCCAACGACCCTCCCATCAGCTCTGCTGACGTCATTGTGTAAAGCGAAGGCTGCACGGCACGATTGCGAACTAAACAGCGGTTTTGCAAAGCAGCGACGACGTTAAAGGTGCTTCCGTTTTACTCCTCACATGAACGAAATGTCAGAGATCCGTTTGTCGATGGGTGAGTGTTCTTTCTGTGTCTCCTGGGACCCAGGgtgagaggggagaggaagtgAATACTGCAACTAAGTAACTTTAACAAGCTCGACGCTTTTGCtccctttaaaagaaaatattttttcacaagAGATTTAAAGAATTTCATTATCTTTCATATTTCTATTTCTTTAGGAATGGGAGTCTGTAGAGATATTGTTCTAAAAAGTTTGATTATGAAACACATGAGTATTATATAATATGCAAGCACCTTTTAAAAGGTGAAAGGCAAATACAGTACGTCATCAATGACCTCGATGATGATAAATCATTCAAATGGACACTTGATTTGTATACGCCTTAATTGatgatttaaatgttaaaacattAGTAGTGACTGTCTACATGTCAATAGGGGCCATAGGTCCTGGTATACTTATTTCATTAATCAGTAACGTCCTTATCGTGGTGTTTGCACGCACAGTCTTGACTGTTTTCACCTTTTACTCATTTCTTGGTGGTTAGGTGGTTCCCTGCTGTGACTTTTCCTGTGTTGAGCGATAACCCAAATCACAGTAAGTGGGCATGCACACTGGCCTGTTAACAATGTCTGAGCCTATATTAGCACATTTACTGTAGTTTACTGGAAATGTGAAGGATTCGCAAAGTCCAGCTGCAGTTTGCAATCTTGCTTTAATGCTATTTTGTAAAAAACTATCACTTTTGaaacaaatcagcaaatcagCTCCTTCCGATTTTGACTTGTTGGGTTTGTCCGTTCTGGGCTACCATAGAATGTTGCATCCGACTCCGGACACTTGTTCCATACGTTAGCCGCtcgtcaagtttttttttttttttaaatcattgaaCATTGTTTTAATTTCAGATGAGGTTGATCTATTGTTCCAGCGTTTTGCTGGTGCTCGTGCTCTTTCCCAGAGAATGTCAAGGTGGCAACATCTTGGTCCTCCCCATCGAAGGCAGCCACTGGATAAACATGGATGTTCTACTTCAAGCTTTGCACTCCAGGGGACACAATATAACTATTGTCCGTTCCAGCAAAAGCTGGTACGTCAAGGATAAATCCCCTTATTACAATATCCTTACAGTTCAGGTGGAGAGGAGCATGGATCAGAAGTTCATCGGAGAAGTTATAAACCACACCCTGGAATTTGAAAGGGGGGCCCTTCCGCTGGCGAATTTCCTCCACCTCACTGTAGGAATGTTCGGCACGTTTGTTGATGCTCACGCTATTGTGGGTGAATTACTATCAGCAATGCTAGATGACCAAGAGTTTATGAGAACCGTAAAAGAGGGCAACTTTGACATGGTGCTCACTGACCCCTGCTGGGGTCACGGTATCATTTTGGCCAAATATTTGAACCTTCCTTTGGTTTATAATGTCCGGTGGTTGATAGCTGGAGAGGCTCATCTCGCGATCGCTCCTTCTCCCGTTTCATACATTCCCATTACAGGATCTGGAAACACTGATAAAATGATCTTTTTTCAGAGAGTCAAGAACATGATTCTGCATATTATAACTCAAACACAGCAACAACTGGTGATTAAGTTAATATACCAGAAGTTATGTGACAAATATCTTGGGCCAGATATTGACTACAACCATTTAGTGCTTAATGCAGATATTTGGCTGATGAGAGTAGACTTTGTGTTCGAGTTCCCTCGTCCCACCATGCCTAACGTTGTCTACATGGGCGGGTTCCAGTGTAAACCTGCAGAACCTCTTCCTGAACACTTGGAGGAGTTCGTGCAGAGTTCTGGAGAGCACGGGGTCATCATCATGTCTCTGGGGACTTTCGTGAGTGAGCTTCCTGCTGATATATCAAATGAGATGGCTGCAGCTTTCGCTAAATTACCCCAGAAAGTCATCTGGAGGCACAAAGGGGTCAGACCGGCCACTCTGGGGAACAACACCTTGCTAGTAGACTGGATGCCGCAGAAGGACCTTTTAGGACACCCCAAGATAAAACTGTTTGTGGCTCACGGAGGGACAAACGGAGTTCAAGAAGCTATTTATCACGGAGTCCCAGTAGTTGGTCTGCCTCTGTTTTTTGACCAATACGACAACCTTCTGCGCCTGCAAGTAAGAGGCGCGGCTAAGCTTTTGACCATTAAAACTgtggacaaagacaacaacttCCTGAACGCCATACAGGAAGTGTTGAACGAGCCATCGTACAGGAGGAACATGCAGACGCTCTCCAGGCTGCACAGAGATCAGCCGATGAAGCCGCTGGATAACGCCCTGTTCTGGGTAGAGTTTGTCATGAGACACAAAGGTGCAGCTCACCTGAGAACAGAGTCCTACAAGATGCCCTGGTACTCCTACCACTCTGTTGATGTGGTTTTGTTCCTGGCTGCAGCTGGGCTGCTCGTGCTTCtaacttttttccttttaatcagGTGTTTATGCACTGCAATGTGTAAACATAAGATGAAACGTGACTAATCCATAAAAGGATATACGTTTTCTATAACATTTAATATCTATTATTAATAGATAAGATATTTGATTTAGTTCCCACTTAAGCAGTATTTTAACAGTAATggcattattttgttttttgaacttGCTCAATCATATTTTAGTGAGGCATCCGTACAAACTACAAACTTTAACGAACActacacagtaaatttgccagtgtcaaaaaggcagtgtcaaactattttaattcttccggagttcttccaacaatggacagagtaaaattgaaccagaaaacttccagtgttggtgaaaataatcagagttaacagaggttttactctgtcagtgttattgactctctcaggccctgattcaacactgattagagcaagataccttccagagtatcacaaaaaatactctggagagccccgcccaccaactttcccggtcaaactgagaatgtggattctggcatcgccatcttcctcgcatcgaaatactgtggtaagtctttctactataaactattcccgttgttttttcttcattccagtagaatctgtataagaataaagggacgtattcattcaccacactagtcaatgttgggttcgtgtcttcaaataccgaatttcaaatggctaacgtgatatcgggtcggcggttatcttaaatgtagcagccacatgtctgaactcgcaacaccaaactgaacaaaaacgacacgaggtaacgttaatgtcagcgaggacgagctgtcctggtgtgttatgtgtcatgcttgcacatttatttcagtaaaatgaagaaaaaaattcgttgaagcagtcatatttattatttctatttgagccggagcaaatcgctttagcgtcacaatttggtcgagcatagcgggacatgtcgcggacgtgccgcggctccgagaggctcggttcccgttagctgctgctgtagccatagatatataaatagtagacgctgcattggctgctgaggcgcaaacaaatattttttattatattatatactagaatattattactgttatgcctactatgaatattaaaatacgccgaatcatgttttcggtgtcatgcctacaaaatgccgtgaacatccgcttttgtattcagcgagtgacgcgctgacacttcgttgcgccagctggcactgagtggagcgggtgaccggtccaagctggcggccccgcggctcgtcagcaccactaggcagcagcggtcgatgtctattctttatgtctatggctgcagctgctgcttaatttatgcttccacgttacggcggcggcgggtgtggctgtgtgtttctgcgggtgccgaatccttggtaagccgaagctcatattgaagcgcaggctacggagaagacgtgaatttacaacactggttcacccactgagggacctggatgagcaagtgcactttcgatactttcgaatgtcagcaactgccgcaaattacgttgtgagcggaccaatcacagcacttgcgatccacgtcaactcgactcgcagttagattttttgtgaggtgcacgtcaggctacggcggaggggtctacgtagttacttaatatgtatattttccttttttctttcagattgttctttaatgtactgtggtgctctggtggtaagtaataagttgatgtacttgaccgaaaatgtagttgtgtttgttatttttaaagctgaaatagggtattttcaggttgtcagcttgtatggtgttgtagatcataatgttgatttcagtttgctgtctttgcagataccatcatgttgatcaaaacattcctgtcatccagcaccaaccaagatctttgccactgtgataagatgtgagctttacatgttttaggtttacttttgatgccaatatttcatgtttacttggaataaatatgtattacagtatggatacaattgtctgtgtgtttttccccctgcatagatatgcaacactggtaggagttggttaaaaatcaacactctttggagtgatttcttaatcaacatagtgtaaagtaggtttaacactggaaaggttatttcttttataactctttagtgttacatgtgaataacactatgggtgttacttcttacatagtgtaaaacttgattgacacttcttagagttaatattattacactacactgcacctagtgtaagattttaactcttaccagagtaaaattgactctggaaatttaactctgtgttcagtgtacatttaacactctgtagatagggaccatatgttcactgaggtagtgttaaaattgactctttaagtgttgtattaacactggcgattttactgtgtacaAGTAAGATTCTATGAAATAGtgtaaatatattaaaagatgTATTGGTCACAGTGAGGATATTTCTGTATTCGTCCTCTTTGGCATTCGTCGATAATGCCAAATGTATTCAGCTATTATGAGATCGCATTGTTAATCCGAGTTGTCTGAGCTTAGTACAGATAAATGCGGCTGTATAAAAACTGTCAATGCTAACGTCTGATTCATCTCTTCTgaatgattcattattttacgTATGAGTCATTTTGTTGtacctcttttttcttttatccaacATATGTCGGTACTGGGAGGCTTTTGCCATCAGCTTCAGCCTTGTGCTTCAGTTTCTCTTAACATGCTCCACGCAAAGCCACAGCCTTTGTTTATGCCCAATTCTGTGGTTTATTACTTCTGGAACATTTAAAAATCCATACGAGAATACTGGCTTAACAAGTGGTGAGCTGTAAAGGATAATACAAACAATAAACTTGTTTTGCTTCAAACTGCATATTTATTGAAACTACACTGCAAAGTCTCACAACACCTTCATCTTTGTGGTATTTTATGGGTAGGTGAGGCACTGCACTCTGTTATACCGTTTCCTTAAGATAGTGTGTTTGACTTCCTGCAACAAACCTGTTTCTCAAGAGTCGGAGTCTCAACCATAAGGGTGTGTCCAGGTTTGTGCGCTTATGGTGGTAATAGCCCTGATCGctgcctgcctttttgacaGATCCAAAGTACAGAAGAATCAACTGAGTGAGTTCTATTCATATATTATTTCACCTCAATCACATTAAAACTATAATGTCATATCTGCATGGTGATGAAACACTTTCTTATATAATATGTTGGAGCTTTGTCACGTTACACTAGAGTCAGTGAATGTCTCTTGAATTGGTATATTCTTGCCCTGCTACATTATTAAGTATTTGCTCCGTTTCTGTTTTTATGACCGATgacattacatttaaattttACAGACTCAGGCCAAGTAGGGAAATTCTGCCCCTCTTTGTTTGTAGCGTGTGGCAAGTTTTTACACGTTGTATGTTTCACTGCCTTGCAGCAGAAGTGTCTTTTTTAAGACCACACCATATCCTGTAACACTTCTCTGCTACACCGCAGTCACGTCTTATTGCAACAAGATAACTAAGCTTCCCCAGAAAGGAACAAGAATTTAACTGTTTTGTGGGTGGGACAAAAGaaaccaggaagtgttttttagCCACACCAGTGCGACTTAGATCTCCTCACGGATCTGTTTTGTCTTGTTTGGGTTTTAACCATCTGGCGAAACATCAAGTGCTGGTAAAGTTTTCTCTGTAATCTTGGGTCTTGAATTGTGGTTTATGAAAAAAGAGGAAGGGATCCTGTGCATGGAATTTCTTGCACATGGATTATGTGTTCGCTAAACAGAAGCTCTCGTAATATTTCCACAGAAGGAACACTTCCAGTTGTAAAAACACTTCTGCTCAGGTCGATCCGGGTTCaacaaaaacattgaacatTGTTTTAATTTCAGATGAGGTTGATCTATTGTTCCAGCGTTTTGCTGCTGCTCGTGCTCTTTCCCAGAGAATGTCAAGGTGGCAACATCTTGGTCCTCCCCATCGAAGGCAGCCACTGGATAAACATGGATGTTCTACTTCAAGCTTTGCACTCCAGGGGACACAATATAACTATTGTCCGTTCCAGCAAAAGCTGGTACGTCAAGGATAAATCCCCTTATTACAATATTCTTACAGTTCAGGTGGAGAGGAGCATGGATCAGAAGTTCATCGGAGAAGTTATAAACCACACCCTGGAATTTGAAAGGGGGGCCCTTCCGCTGGCGAATTTCCTCCACCTCATTGTAGGAATGTTCGGCACGTTTGTTGATGCTCACGCTATTGTGGGTGAATTACTATCAGCAATGCTAGATGACACAGAGTTTATGAGAACCGTAAAAGAGGGCAACTTTGACATGGTGCTCACTGACCCCTGCTGGGGTCACGGTATCATTTTGGCCAAATATTTGAACCCTCCTTTGGTTTATAATATCCGGTGGTTGATAGCTGGAGAGGCTCATCTCGCGATCGCTCCTTCTCCCGTTTCATACATTCCCATTACAGGATCTGGAAACACTGATAAAATGATCTTTTTTCAGAGAGTCAAGAACATGATTCTGCATATTATAACTCAAACACAGCAACAACTGGTGATTAAGTTAATATACCAGAAGTTATGTGACAAATATCTTGGGCCAGATAATGACTACAACCATTTAGTGCTTAATGCAGATATTTGGCTGATGAGAGTGGACTTTGTGTTCGAGTTCCCTCGGCCCACCATGCCTAACGTTGTCTACATGGGCGGGTTCCAGTGTAAACCAGCAGAACCTCTTCCTGAACACTTGGAGGAGTTCGTGCAGAGTTCTGGAGAGCACGGGGTCATCATCATGTCTCTGGGGACTTTCGTGAGTGAGCTTCCTGCTGATATATCAAATGAGATGGCTGCAGCTTTCGCTAAATTACCCCAGAAAGTCATCTGGAGGCACAAAGGGGTCAGACCGGCCACTCTGGGGAACAACACCTCGCTAGTAGACTGGATGCCGCAGAAGGACCTTTTAGGACACCCCAAGATAAAACTGTTTGTGGCTCACGGAGGGACAAACGGAGTTCAAGAAGCTATTTATCACGGAGTCCCAGTAGTTGGTCTGCCTCTGTTTTTTGACCAATACGACAACCTTCTGCGCCTGCAAGTAAGAGGCGCGGCTAAGCTTTTGACCATTAAAACTgtggacaaagacaacaacttCCTGAACGCCATACAGGAAGTGTTGAACGAGCCATCGTACAGGAGGAACATGCAGAGGCTCTCCAAGCTGCACAGAGATCAGCCGATGAAGCCGCTGGATAACGCCCTGTTCTGGGTGGAGTTTGTCATGAGACACAAAGGTGCAGCTCACCTGAGAACTGAGTCCTACAAGATGCCCTGGTACTCATACCACTCTGTTGATGTGGTTTTGTTCCTGGCTGCAGCTGGGCTGCTCGTGCTTCtaacttttttccttttaatcagGTGTTTATGCACT harbors:
- the LOC120833886 gene encoding UDP-glucuronosyltransferase 2C1, with amino-acid sequence MRLIYCSSVLLVLVLFPRECQGGNILVLPIEGSHWINMDVLLQALHSRGHNITIVRSSKSWYVKDKSPYYNILTVQVERSMDQKFIGEVINHTLEFERGALPLANFLHLTVGMFGTFVDAHAIVGELLSAMLDDQEFMRTVKEGNFDMVLTDPCWGHGIILAKYLNLPLVYNVRWLIAGEAHLAIAPSPVSYIPITGSGNTDKMIFFQRVKNMILHIITQTQQQLVIKLIYQKLCDKYLGPDIDYNHLVLNADIWLMRVDFVFEFPRPTMPNVVYMGGFQCKPAEPLPEHLEEFVQSSGEHGVIIMSLGTFVSELPADISNEMAAAFAKLPQKVIWRHKGVRPATLGNNTLLVDWMPQKDLLGHPKIKLFVAHGGTNGVQEAIYHGVPVVGLPLFFDQYDNLLRLQVRGAAKLLTIKTVDKDNNFLNAIQEVLNEPSYRRNMQTLSRLHRDQPMKPLDNALFWVEFVMRHKGAAHLRTESYKMPWYSYHSVDVVLFLAAAGLLVLLTFFLLIRCLCTAMCKHKMKRD